Sequence from the Muntiacus reevesi chromosome 9, mMunRee1.1, whole genome shotgun sequence genome:
GGTGAGCAACTTGATCTGAGCTTGGTAACAATTTCACCTGTCACCTTCCAACTGTGGGTAAGTTAGAGATCCTCCacaagtgttttgttttgctctctACATTTTTCTTAGAACTCatctaagaaatttccacagccCTAAGTTGCACTTCCAGGAAATTCTCATCTCCAGCTCTCACTTCTCATGTGTCCCAAGTCAATTATTTGACGGACATTTCCATGATGAAATCCTAACAGGATCTCCAAGCCTATCAGCAGCCTCTACCCCTTGGGaagtcctctctcttcctctacatttttttttgtaattcattTGTGGCAAAAGCACTGCTGAAAGTGATTTCTGATTCTGTGGGAAGGAAAATCTGAGGATGAATTTAAGCAGAACAGAGGAAAGgatggaaaatgaaaaatgagtgaTTGCTTCGGTCGGCAGGAACACTGCCCCCTTGGGACGCAAGAAGAGATGGGACTCTTAAGTTATCTCAAGGGCTGGAGTTGAGAAATATGATCCAGTTGGAAAGACACCAGCCTGGGACACCAGAATAATCTCCAAATCTTGGTCCCCCCAGTAGCAAAAGCAATGGGACATTGGGGGGTACCTAGACAAGAAGTCATGTTTGTGAAGCAGGTCAGCGGGGCTCGGGTTGGGAGAGGTCTGGGCAGGAACATGGTGGAAGGGGACTGGGAAAGGTGGTCACTGCTTTCAGGCAGCAGAGGAGTGGGCTGGAAACACAAGCCCAGGAATGCATGTCAGGCTGCAGTGACTGCTGCGTTCAGGGAAGTGGTACTGAGGAGAGTTACTAAGAAAGGAATCTTAAAGCAAGGGATGCATACCAAGGAGAGccgttttgtttttttcttcacctGCTACTTATGACTCCCCACAATTCTCCGAGGAAGGACTGGTAGAGTTTGCTGTCCCTGTAGTGGGAAGGTGACTGGGCTGCATCCGGTAGGAGGAATGTCCTCTGCCGTCTTCCCTCCCACCCGAGAGCTAGCACAGCCTGGGCTTGGGAAAGGAGTGCTTAGAAATGGCAGGTCAGAGTCTGTTTATCTAAGGCTGTTGGTTCTTCTGAGATAGTTCTCTCTCTCCCATATTTAACCTTATACCTGCTTTGTGACACTGTATACACAAGCATGGCCCAAACTTCTCTATGTGCTATCTTCCCAGTAGTTCCTGAACCTATGCTTCTCTGATCCACCGTCTCTCCTGTAGACTGATGTAGCACCTCCTGGAGCGTTACCCACAATGAGGCTCCTATCACctgcatttcttatttcattcccCACCTGCAGATCCCTCCTACACATTGTCCTCTGTCTCCTTGTCTTCAGTTTGACCCCCCTTTAAATCTACTTATTACATaacaatgagatttttaaaaagtccgcAACTGTTGGTGATTGAAGGTGGAATGACTTAAGCATGTTACTAAAATGATTGTATATTTCTAAGTGTTCCCTTCCTAAGAGAGTGTGAAGAAGACCATCAGTGAGCAACAGATTTCAACAAATAGTTAAAAGATGGAAAAGCATAGGAAAGACTGTCAGGGGGAACAGGGGTTGCCAGACaagaaggaggaggcagaaggaaCTGACCCACCAGGCAGAACCTCTGAGAGGTTCTCAGTTTGCAGGCATggggggcagagagagaaaaactacAGGCTCCCCCCCATGACGACTTCTGCCCAATCCTAGAGCTCAGGAAACCCAACTTTAACCCCTGGTGTTTTGGGATCCTGCAAGAGGTTCTCTCTAAAATTTAAGTTAACTTCTGAATAGTGTTGAAGTTTACATACGATGAAGTATCTGATGCTGGGACCCCAGAGAGAACCATCTTTAATCCAGCATTTGAACGGTCTGTACTCCAATAGGGCTCCTGCCAACTCAGTCTTGAGAAACTACAAATGGGCAATGGccagatgtatataaaaatagaatcctAACTCATTATCTGCAGGGTTGAAGGCCAGAAAGCCAGCCTACTATCTATAAATCAGCCTTACAGGAAGTTAGACAACTATCTTTGCAACCAACCCAAGAAGCCAAACAATAACCTCTCTAACAACCAGTTTCACATAGCCAGGACCTGACAGCTAACAGCACCTCTAGTTTTTTCCTCTGCTCTCAGCTGAGGACCTGTCAGCTCAAttcggttgctcagtcctgtctgactctttgctatgccatggactgcagcaggccaggcttccttgtccatcaggGACAGTCAGAGAAACAGAGGACCAgtcagagaaagccaaatataCACCTCAACCAATCACAGCAGGCCCTGCTTCATTAGCCCCCCCTTCAGCTTCTCCATGCCAACAGCCTCTAATCAGGGCACCTCTGAAACCTCTTAAATGTTTTCCTTTGAGTCTCAGTCAAAATGCAAGCAATAGTGGCTGACTCCCTTCCTATACAAGCTCTGAAAAAAGAAACTTTGCTCATTTTCACTTGGTGAGTCTTCAGTTACTTCCAGTTAGTGGCCCTCCCCATGGACCCAGAACTCCCCAGCTAGTCAGGAAAAACGACCCACACATACAACCATGGAGGACACCTATGCCAGCTGGCTAGAAAAATCAACCCAGCGCCTCATTCTTAAATACGGACACACAGCCAGGGTCACTGGACACGGAGAAAGCCAGCAGCACATAGGAGATCAAGATAAACAGGTTGACCTTGAAGAAAATGAGTCTTTTGAGATAGaaacaagctttaaaaaattctaattagATCTTCAGTGAGATCTGAGAGGATACTGTGTCCATAAAACCAAAACCAGCAGGCTTTGAAGAACAAGGGAgtctggaaattaaaaatacatttccaaaattaaaaagattggAAGATTAAGTTGAAAAACCAACAgaacagagaggaagagaagtagTCTGGATGTGTGCCAGAAAAATAAGCCACCTCTTGCAACTTTTATGGAACTAAATCCAGCAATGGCTAGAAGTCGGTACATTTAGAGTGCACCTAAATCCAGCAGGAGCCCTGGGGTCCAGGGGTTGGCTTGGGCTGCCTGTGTCAGAGATCCTTTGACCTTTGGGTTTAGCCAAATACATGGATGCTCTGATTAAAAACAAGCAACTTAACTGCAAATCTGACAGCTCCACTTCACTCCTTGAAACCCAGCACCCCTCCCAATCACATATGGTGAGAGAGATCAGTCTCTTTCCAGACTGGGACCTGCCAGGACGcagctcccccacccacccctccatccccaatgcctgccccagccccagtccACAACATACCCGGGTGTTCAGTGAGCTGAGCTGACTGATTTTATGGTCAGATTTGAAATTGtgattgaaagtgttagtccatcagttgtgtccgactctttgtacctctgtggactgtagctcaccaggctccttcgtccatggaattcttcagggaagaatactggagtgggttgccattccctttacCTGGTTTCAAAGTCACATACTTTTGTCCTAATTTGAAAAGCAAGGGCATGAGGGTACCTCTTAAAGCTTTTGTAAGAATCAAAGAAGCTAATGCCTGTGAGAAGCTTAGCAGAGCCCCAGGCACAAAGTAATCAGTAAATAGTAACAGTTATTAGGGTTCCCAGAACAGTCTTCCTTTGTCTGTCTCAATTTTAACCCTACTTTgacaaatttttatatttacacccaaaattactaaaaaaaatagtcattaagCTCTCAGCTTTATTACCAAAGACACACTCTCAGACACCTCATTCAGTCCTCAATTCTTGAGAGATTCTACCtattatacatatttttgaaGCCACAATGGATTGACTGAAGAGCAATTAAGGCTCCTGCTTCATACAGTTCATATCTTGGGGATCTGGCTGGGTTTGGGCTCACATGTCCTTCGTGTTCTCAGTAAAGTGACCCTTCTTCACCAGGGCTCAAGCCTCAACTTTTTTGTGAGGTCTTTCTGGGACTGCTCCCCGATGGGCCAGGGGTTCTGCCCACTGAAGTGCTTTGTCACCACTGCGGCcatctgcttcctcctccagATTCTGAGCACCTCACTTACAGAGCTCTCTCCGCAGGTGTTAAAACTTGAGGGCCATGCCTCAAGTTTGGGCTTTGCTGCAGTGAAGGCATATGTACCAGGGAAGCATGGAAGAGATGTGGGGTGGTGTTGGCTGGCTTTCCCAACTCAACCACAGCCTTACTAGATGCTGCGCTGTGCCAAGGAGAAGGACGTGGGGAGGCACCATCTCCGCTGAGAAGGTCTGAGGGTCTGAAATGTTCTGAATGGGTGTGTGGGCTGCCAGTCTGCTTGCAGAAGGGACGTAAAGGCCACCTTCTCTGGTCACATTCCGACTCTTCTCTCTTGGTCTTTATGACATGCATAGCACGAGAAGCACAGTCTATCCTGACAGACAGAGGACTgcattttccccttttcttaaGTTAAAATCATCTGGTCCACTTTCTCATTCCCCTTGGCAGAGGGGGAAACGACAGGAGTCTTCAACGAAGGTCAAAATACTTGTCCAAAGTCATACGGAAAGTGGTAAAGATGTTAGAACTCAGGTTTTCAGCATCTCAGACCAGTGTGCTGTGATTCTGAGGTTAAAACGAAGAGGGAAAGCCTATTTGAGGCTGCAGCTTCGATCTTGTTGTCCCCCAGAATCGAGCACATGGTCTGGGTGGCCCCATGGTTCCCCTGGCTCTGTTTTGTGTGGTATGTTACTACTATTGAAGAAAGGGGAGTGTTGAAAGCGTTCTCACCAGAAGTGTTGTAAGGATATAGCAGGAGGGCCTGGCAAGTATTAAGAAGTTTATTTTCCTTAGGAAAATGATAACCAACTTGGAGACGTCACTACAGCTGGGGTCACACTGAAGGAAAGGTAGGTGCTGTTTTGTTGGAGACATCACGGTGGGAGGGGAGGCCAGGGTGGTCCCCCTCAGCTCTGCCGGAAGAGCCGGGGTGGGCACTGGTTAAGAAGGGCCTGGGGTCCCACATCACAGTCCCCCGCCTTAAGACAGGAGGGGCTGGTCTCTGGTGCCTTCCTGGCCCCCTGCTGACTTCCAGGCCAGAGAGGCCCAGCAAAGCAATCCTGAAGGGACTGAAGAAGGTCCCAAAGAAGAAGGCTGCCGTGGCCGGGCCCCCGACTGGGGCGGTGCAGGAGAGGGTGTTGGAGGAAGGGGGCTCTCAGGAGAgaaggggcaggagcagaaggaaggCCAGGAGCCCTGGGCAGCGCGCCCAAGAGCGTGCGGGGCTGGCGAAGTGGCGGGCCACCTCCGCGTTGGGGTTGCCCCGGGTGGGCTCGAACCACTTCTGCAGACATCGCCCGCTGCCCCTGCGCTCCGGGCTTGCCCTGAAGGAGCCACTCCAGATCCGCTCACACAGGTCGGCAGGCGTGGGGAAGTGGTGCGGGAAGGGGCGGCAGGACGCCCGCTCTGGGCAGCGGGGCTTCCCTGCGGGGGCCAGGCACAGGCCACTCAGCCACTCCCGTCCGCGCGGCTCTGGGACTTGCCCCGGGGGAGACCCGAGCTTGCCTCTGGCCCGGGGGGAGGGGCCATCTGCCCCGGGGGAGGGGGGCCTCTCGGGCACTGCCTAGCCTCACTCACCCCGACTCCAGGCCCAGCCGCCGAGCCAGTTGGACTTGCAGGTGTGCGAGGTGCGGCAGTCCGCCCACCAGCGCTCACAGTCCTCCAGGCACAGGGGCGCGTCCAGAACCCGCTCCACCTGCCCGCGCGGGTCCACCTGGGTGCGGCACAGCAAGAGGCAGAACTGTCAGAGCATCGGTTTGAAGACTGTCTACAGCTACAGCGATAGTGGGGTCAGGTACCATTGGAACATATTCTCTTAACAACACtgctaaatattttacaaatgagaacaaCGAGGCTAGAAAGTTTGTACACGGCTCTCTTCCTACAGACAGGAGAGGGGACCCAGTGCCTCCATCCTTCTGTTCTCCCGTGACCGCTCTCCCCGCAGGCGGTTCTCTAGGGTCAGAGGtaacttctctgtccttctctccAGCAGCAGCCTCTGACTCTGCTCTTGTCCATAGCTGTCTGTGAGCGTCTTGGAGCTGAGCCTCTTAAGCACACGGATGGATGTCAGGTGGGCCCTGATGGACGTGCCCCTCCTtcccgctcccccacccccagcccaccttTCCCCACCTGCTGGATCCAAGGCCCCAGGTTGGGGGAGCACTGGTAGAAGCAGATGGCCTGGAGGAAGTGCCTCTGGCAGTCCGGCATCATTATTCCGCAGTGAGCCAGGCTGAAGTTGTAGAGCAGAGACACATCCAGGtgtgcttcccagctggtgctggcCGTGCAGCAGGCGTTATCCTTCCAGGGGATGCACTGAGTACAGACCAAGATGCGAAAGTCATGGGAGAAGGGGCAGGGGGGTGATGAGCAAGTGGGCCATCCACTAGATGACCCGGCAAGTGGATGTCTTTAGGTCTGTGTCCAAGGGGTGGAAGGAATGCTGATCATCTGTCAgtgtcctcagtcactcagtcgtgtctgagtctttgtgaccccatggactgaccgtggcctgccaggctcctctgcccttggaattttccaggcaagaatcctggagtgggttgccgcttcctaCTTCAGTTTGTCAGTATTCACACCCAAAGGATGCCTGGGCACTGGCCGCTCTGCCACAGACTGCACATTCCCTAGGGACAGGGCTTTCAAGATCTCAGATCCTGGGGCCAGTGGGGGAACCCAAGACCCTTGGAAGTGTGGGATTGCACTGGAGGAGGGCGCCTGCAGCCAAGAAGGGCTCACAGGAGCATGCCAGCCCTGGTCCTCATCCCTCATCTCTGTCAATCACCTTTAGGAACTTGGGTAGGAGTCCCTTaggtcttatttttttccccagggcCTGCCGGTGGGAGGGCAGAGGAGACAAGCCTTGCTTGTTGGAATCTAGGCTGACCACTGATGAGTCTCTGGGATCACCATCTGCCCCGACTCCGAGTGGCCAGGTGGCTCAGGGATGGAAACATTGAATCAGTCGGCATTTACGGTCTCAAAGGTCATAACCCCCCTCCAGTGTGGCCTTTGCCCACATCTCCgtctagggacttccccagtggctcagagagtaaagaatctgcctacaatgcgggagacctgggtccaatccctgggtcaggaagatctcctggagaaggaaatggccacccactctagtattcttgcctggaaaatcccatggacggaggagcctggtaggctacagtccatggggttgcaaagagttggacacaactgagcgacttcactttcactttctttccgtCTAGGAAAGCAAATGATTCAAGATGGACAGGGGTTCAGAAAACCTTTTGGTTTTTGTGTCTCTTCCCTGATCTGCCAAAGCAGTGCCCATCCCCTCACCCCGACCCCCACACCAGGACTGGCCCCCCTACCTCCTCATAGAGCTCAGCCTCCGGGCCAGGCTCCGGCTTGTGGGGCTTGGCGTTCATGCAGACATTGAGCAGTTCATGCCCAGTGCATGTGGGGGGCACTGCCCACAGCCCCAGCAGGAACCGCCACCACCACCCCATGGCCTGCCAGAGAGAGGAGCCCTGCTGTGATGGGCAGAACCCTTCACTCCACACCCTGTCACCCCTGGAGCCAGCACAGGCTTCAAGCTTCCCTCAGACTCCGTGACGCTTGAGCTGCTTCTAGGACCTTTATCTGAGGGGGCATCGTAAAATGTCTCACCCCAACAATGTGCAGACATCAAAGTAGGCCAGGGAGGGAAGAGACCAGCCCCAGGGTGAGGGAGCATTGGGGTGGACTGGCTCCAGCTTTCCCAGGGACCTTCCCTGGCCCTTCTCCACATGGAGGCAGACTTTCTAACTCAGTGACATATGGGCTGGGAATTCAGAGCTCCGACCTTGGGTGAGTAACTCAACATACACTCAGTAAGCAGACTCTTCATGGGGCCAAGGACACAGTGGGACTGGCTAGTATGGCGAATGCAGTCCTAACCAACTCCAGCCACTCTGGGAGGTCCCCTCTGGGCCCATAGCTTCTAGAGTTCCCTCCCCAGTTCCCTCTGGGCAAAATCCTTTCCTCTCGAGCAGTGAGGGATCCACTTCTACCATCCCTAACTAATCGCAAACCAGGCTTGAGTATGGGGCTGGGGAGCCAGGCGCCCGGCAGCATTGCTGGCATCTCAGAGCAGGGAGCATGCCCAGGCCCGAGCCATCGGGCGTCTGCCACATGCAAAGCCATGTCCTGTTACTGGGACGAGGAGGCCGGCTTTCCCCTTGATGCTTGTTGTGCCCTGTTTCCAGCTCTGTCCTGGGTAGttctcagaatgggagagaaacaagcaaacaaaaagggCAGAGGCCACCCTATCCCAGGCACATAGTCCTGCAGGAGACACCCCTCAGCCTTCACCCACCCCAGAGCACAGGCCCCACACTTCTCAGGAACCCACTGTGAACCCACCACGATGGAGGTGAAAACCTGTAGCCCAGCTCAGGCTGAGAGCCTCACACATCAGGGGTGGAGACCCCAGTCCCACCCTCGGAGCCCATTTGTCATTTGGTCACtgcgtcgtgtctgactcttttgcaaccccgtggactgcagcttgccaggctcctctgtccatgagattttccaggcaagaatactggagtggtttcccatttccttttccagttagAGCCCATCCGCGAGTCTGAACCTAAGGCTGTTCACTATCCTCAGCACCAGTTTCAAGCACAGAAATGGCGTGGGGTATTTCAAAGAAGCAGGGCATCAGGCAGACAGAGGAAAGAGGCTGCCCCTTCTAGTATTTTCTTCATACTCACTTTCAAAGCAGGAGCCACACTATCCCACCTCCAGAGATTGTAAGGATGAGGAGAGAGTGATGATCCTGGCTATTTATTCCTCCAAGGTCAGGTGCAGGAGCTGAGCTTCAGGTGGCTCCAGTTAGCAGCACCATCTTACCCACGCGTCAGGGCCTCCTGTGGGCAGAGTCTCCCAGAGAAACAGACCATGGAGAAACAGATCCTGGGCTCTTTAGTTAGATCTTGAGTTTGCCTCTCAGCTCTGCTGTTTATTAGCTGGCTGATCATGAGAAAATGACATAAACTCTGAGTGTCATTTTCCCTGTCTGTAGAAAAGGCTGTTATGATGGGATTGttgggaaaaataaagagaaatttccTGAAAAGGACCTGGCATCGAGCTTGGCAAAGAGTAAGTCtaaatggtttttattcttttttatttttcccttctacAAAGCATTATGTATGGGATTATGTATGCATGTCATTATGcatgggaagcctggcatgctgcagttcatggggtcacaaagttggacacaacttagccacagaacaacaacaattatgcatttatttttgcattataaaattaatacatgtaTTAAAAATAGAGGAGACAAAGAAAAGTGGGAAAGACAATATCTATCATGCTAGCtccagctcagctggtaaagaatccacctgcaatgcaggagacctgggtttgatccctgggttggaaagatcccctggagaagggaaaggctacccactccagtattctggcctggagaattccatggactgtagagtccattgggtcaaagagtcagacacagctgagcaactttcacaaggTTTTGGGAAACATACTATTTTGAGCTCAAAAGTGCAATTTGAGTACTGTAAATGGTTTTTATTCTTATCCTTTCATCCTACAAAGCCTTTCTTGCTCAGCCTTGTTCCAAAGCTCTCCCTGCCCCATCACCTGCTCAGTCCCCTGGGATAGGTCACTTGGGTTGTAATGGTGATGATGTCCTCTTTCAGCCCACAGGAGCCAGGCTTCCTGCCAGAGTGAGTACTCGGCAGCCCAGTGATGTGGAGATGAAATGGGGCCTCGGGAACCCAAGGGTTTAGATGTGTGCCCAAGGCCAAACCACACAAAGCCAAAAAAGTCCCTCCAAGCCCAGAAAACAGCCTCCCTTGGCATGCAAGGACCATTGAACTGTGAGTCTGCAAGTGGCCTCCACATTTCACAGCAAGGTCATACTCAACTAAGGAGAGGCTGGAGACTTGGCCAGGACTCTTAGGAGAGTCATAAAGATGGTAAAAATGCTGAAAAGAGAGCCCATTTCtttgcctgcttttttttttttatttaaaagaaaatttatttattcggctgccatggatcttagttgcggcatacaCAAGCTTTATTTGCGATGtgtgggtctagttccctgaccagagatcaaacccaggcctctgcattgggagctcagagtcttagccaccggaccaccagggaagaagtcTCTTTGCCTGTTTTTTTGTAACAAGTTCCTTTTCCCTCTCTGAAGTAGTCAGTCACTGGCGTTTTCTTTACACAGGATAAAttgaaacacaaaaagaaaagcattttataaGTGAAGAAAGCACACTCTGTTCAACTACAAGGTGATGTGGAGACATGAATTAATCATCATGCTGGAAAATTACATTCTCCACACCTGGTTTTCCCAGCCACTGAGTTCTGAGAACCAAGAAGGACCCAGGCACCAGGCTAGGGCCTTCTGTATGTGGTCTGGCTTACTCCTCACAGTTGCCCACCCCCTGAGTGAGCACCCTCCCCCGTTTTACCTGtgggaaaattgaggctcagcCAGGGAGTGGCAGAGCTAATATCTGAACTCAGGCAGGAACAACTCCATACCTTGCCTAAGGAGCAGGTGAGGGGGAGACCACCAGGACTGACAGGGTAGATGCTATCTGGGTCTTAAGATggtctgtttaaaaaataaacaaaaaagtcaTATGCCATAATGTTTGGAGACACATGTGGGTTTTAT
This genomic interval carries:
- the IZUMO1R gene encoding sperm-egg fusion protein Juno, coding for MGWWWRFLLGLWAVPPTCTGHELLNVCMNAKPHKPEPGPEAELYEECIPWKDNACCTASTSWEAHLDVSLLYNFSLAHCGIMMPDCQRHFLQAICFYQCSPNLGPWIQQVDPRGQVERVLDAPLCLEDCERWWADCRTSHTCKSNWLGGWAWSRGKPRCPERASCRPFPHHFPTPADLCERIWSGSFRASPERRGSGRCLQKWFEPTRGNPNAEVARHFASPARSWARCPGLLAFLLLLPLLS